The Danio aesculapii chromosome 8, fDanAes4.1, whole genome shotgun sequence genome window below encodes:
- the sypa gene encoding synaptophysin a gives MDIANQLVAQGQFRVLKVPLGFIKILEWVFAIFAFSTCGSYSGSFRMSVECKNRSDSDLKIDVDFEYPFRLHQVYFNAPTCKNGQSDRFFLVGDYSSSAEFFVTIAVFAFLYSMAALSIYIFAFEKYRENNKGPLIDFGVTCVFTFMWLVSSAAWAKGLSDVKTATDPEKVLDLIPACENSGNRCREVYDPIMSGLNTSVVFGFLNLILWTGNLWFVFKETGIVAPFMRQQPAQEKQPAPDSYGQAGYGQQDPYAGSQGGYQPDYSQQGYNQGGDYGQGGYEQQGAPTSFSNQM, from the exons ATGGATATTGCAAATCAG TTGGTTGCCCAGGGGCAGTTCAGGGTGCTGAAAGTCCCACTGGGCTTCATCAAAATTTTAGAATGG GTGTTTGCCATCTTTGCATTCTCCACCTGTGGGAGTTACTCCGGCTCCTTCAGGATGAGCGTGGAGTGCAAGAACAGATCCGACAGTGACCTGAAAATAGACGTGGACTTTGAGTATCCCTTCAG GCTCCATCAAGTGTATTTCAACGCTCCTACCTGCAAGAATGGCCAGTCTGATCGCTTCTTCCTGGTTGGTGATTACTCCTCTTCAGCAGAGTTCTTCGTCACCATCGCCGTATTTGCATTCCTGTACTCCATGGCAGCTCTCAGCATCTACATATTTGCCTTTGAGAAGTACAGAGAGAACAATAAAGGACCACTGATC GATTTCGGTGTGACATGCGTATTCACCTTCATGTGGCTGGTGAGCTCGGCAGCCTGGGCTAAGGGCTTGTCGGATGTCAAGACGGCTACAGACCCAGAGAAGGTCCTGGATCTGATCCCCGCCTGTGAAAACAGTGGCAACCGATGCCGTGAAGTTTACGACCCTATCATGTCTGGTCTTAATACTTCTGTC GTCTTTGGCTTCCTCAACCTGATCTTGTGGACAGGTAACCTGTGGTTTGTGTTTAAGGAGACTGGGATTGTGGCACCATTTATGCGCCAGCAGCCTGCCCAGGAGAAGCAGCCCGCCCCTGACTCCTATGGACAGGCAGGTTACGGGCAGCAGGACCCGTATGCCGGTTCCCAGGGAGGCTACCAGCCCGACTACAGCCAGCAAGGCTACAATCAGGGTGGAGACTATGGCCAGGGTGGATATGAACAGCAGGGGGCACCCACCTCCTTTTCCAACCAGATGTGA